A window of Pirellula sp. SH-Sr6A contains these coding sequences:
- a CDS encoding WecB/TagA/CpsF family glycosyltransferase, with product MSNQSNESLPYSHIPTSVFLPRVPRKPPTSSSADLAIAPFRTPEQSIDGNEIERKLESRLLEIERSRHEFLQTETQRPEPLHSPLPPLPETRVWGVRFHAITMEETLDRLEAIVAAGKPSVAITANLNYAMLCDKHPRLRAFTERAALVLCDGKPVQWRSRLERVQLPERVTGADLIYRIAERSARTKLRIFLYGAAEGIAEKAARVLTEKYPGCCIAGVLCPPFRTLSEKEKQDQIQSIRDSKPDVLLIALGQPKGEFWIEDNLEALQVPLAIQVGASFDFVAGKAKRAPRLLQTVGAEWLYRTFTDPRRLAPRYAQNAWFLGKSLHRDLVRWFDAAFSTTA from the coding sequence ATGTCGAACCAGTCCAACGAATCGCTCCCCTACTCTCACATACCCACCTCGGTCTTCCTGCCGCGCGTTCCCAGAAAGCCTCCGACCTCTAGCAGCGCCGACCTAGCGATCGCACCATTCCGTACCCCGGAACAATCCATTGACGGCAACGAGATAGAGAGGAAGCTCGAGTCGCGCCTACTGGAAATTGAAAGATCGCGACATGAGTTCCTTCAGACAGAAACGCAACGTCCCGAGCCCCTACACTCTCCGTTGCCTCCTCTACCCGAAACGAGAGTCTGGGGAGTTCGATTCCATGCGATCACCATGGAAGAAACGCTCGACCGCCTGGAAGCCATCGTCGCCGCCGGCAAGCCTAGTGTCGCGATTACCGCAAACTTGAACTATGCCATGCTTTGCGACAAACACCCAAGATTGCGGGCTTTCACCGAGCGCGCGGCACTGGTCCTTTGCGATGGAAAACCGGTTCAGTGGAGAAGCCGCTTGGAACGAGTCCAGCTTCCGGAACGGGTTACCGGAGCCGATTTGATCTACCGTATCGCAGAACGAAGCGCGAGGACCAAGCTTCGCATTTTTCTCTATGGGGCTGCAGAAGGAATCGCGGAGAAGGCCGCGCGCGTTCTCACCGAAAAGTACCCGGGTTGCTGCATTGCCGGAGTTCTCTGCCCGCCCTTCCGAACGTTAAGCGAGAAAGAAAAGCAGGACCAGATTCAAAGCATTCGCGACTCCAAGCCGGATGTTCTCCTCATTGCGCTCGGGCAGCCCAAAGGGGAATTCTGGATCGAAGACAACTTGGAGGCTTTGCAAGTCCCGCTCGCTATCCAAGTCGGAGCATCCTTTGACTTCGTGGCAGGGAAAGCCAAGCGAGCACCCCGCCTACTCCAAACCGTTGGAGCGGAGTGGCTCTATCGAACCTTTACCGATCCACGGCGTCTCGCACCTCGCTATGCGCAAAACGCCTGGTTCTTGGGCAAATCGCTGCACCGCGACTTGGTCCGATGGTTTGATGCCGCGTTCAGCACAACGGCGTAG
- the tadA gene encoding tRNA adenosine(34) deaminase TadA: MRRAIELAQQASLEDEVPVGAIIVHRHSIIAAAYNQREQLADPTAHAEMIAITQAAAQLHSWRLEECELYVTLEPCPMCAGAILQARIPRVFYGAFDPKAGAVDSLYHLLTDSRLNHRCDVYGGILAEECGRLLTEFFESKRRLGKK; encoded by the coding sequence ATGCGACGGGCCATCGAACTAGCACAGCAGGCGTCCCTCGAAGACGAAGTGCCGGTCGGCGCCATCATCGTGCATCGGCACTCCATTATTGCCGCTGCCTACAACCAGCGTGAACAGCTGGCCGATCCCACCGCCCATGCCGAGATGATCGCTATCACGCAAGCCGCTGCGCAGTTGCATTCGTGGCGGCTCGAGGAGTGCGAACTCTACGTCACGTTGGAGCCATGTCCGATGTGCGCGGGCGCGATCCTACAGGCCCGTATTCCTCGTGTCTTCTACGGAGCCTTCGACCCCAAAGCAGGGGCCGTCGACTCTCTTTATCACTTGCTGACCGACAGCCGCCTCAACCACCGTTGCGACGTCTATGGCGGTATTTTGGCAGAGGAGTGCGGTCGATTGTTGACCGAGTTCTTCGAATCCAAACGAAGGCTTGGAAAGAAGTAG